One window from the genome of Elaeis guineensis isolate ETL-2024a chromosome 5, EG11, whole genome shotgun sequence encodes:
- the LOC105046328 gene encoding copper transporter 1, giving the protein MEMEMGMGGDGMGGMMPPSAPNGMPMPSGGGGGMAMHMTFFWGKRVEILFSGWPGDRGVGMYLLALLFVFVTAALVDCLSSISRRPAAAAGDRRVSNAVLPTTLHAVRLGLAYLVMLAVMSFNVGVLIVAIAGHAVGFLVSGGGLSKGDRSNEPEAPTKAMDS; this is encoded by the coding sequence ATGGAGATGGAGATGGGCATGGGTGGTGATGGCATGGGAGGCATGATGCCCCCATCAGCCCCAAATGGGATGCCCATGCCAAGCGGTGGCGGCGGCGGCATGGCGATGCACATGACCTTTTTCTGGGGGAAGCGCGTGGAGATCCTCTTCTCCGGCTGGCCCGGCGATCGGGGCGTTGGCATGTACCTCCTGGCCCTCCTCTTCGTCTTTGTCACCGCTGCCCTTGTCGACTGCCTCTCCTCCATCTCCCGACGACCAGCTGCCGCCGCCGGTGATCGCCGGGTCTCCAATGCCGTGCTGCCGACCACCCTCCATGCCGTCAGGTTGGGGCTGGCTTACCTCGTCATGCTCGCCGTCATGTCCTTCAACGTAGGCGTCCTCATCGTCGCCATCGCCGGCCACGCCGTGGGTTTCCTGGTCTCGGGTGGCGGCCTCTCCAAAGGGGATCGGTCCAATGAACCGGAAGCCCCGACCAAAGCCATGGATTCATAA
- the LOC105046326 gene encoding UDP-glycosyltransferase 76F1: MESMVRKNANGHRIVLFPAPFQGHINPMFHLASLLHSRGFSITILHTNFNSPDPTNYPNYHFVSVPSGLTTSTDDVVAMILSLNANCEGPFRDQMSRMRLERGGEPIACVVVDALLYSGQAVAKQLGLPTLVLRTGSAASFNMFIAFPLLWKRGYLPIQDSRLEVPVNELPPLRVRDLLRVEQSNPEKLRQLIDLVVKETRTSSAIIFNTFLAIEGNELEKVREELSVPIFPIGPLHKLSPRTEGSLMDQDHSCLDWLDKQDPRSVLYVSFGSLASMDTKELAETAWALANCQQPFLWVLRPGSIRGSARIVLPQGLPQGFEEETRGRGKIVKWAPQQQVLAHPAVAAFWTHNGWNSTVESISEGIPMLCKPYFSDQMGNARYVSEVWKVGIQLENGLERGELESAIKRLMTEKEGDEMKRRARDLKEKAAQCVAKEGSSHVALDKLVDYVLSF, translated from the exons ATGGAAAGCATGGTTCGGAAGAATGCTAATGGGCATAGAATAGTGCTGTTCCCGGCTCCATTCCAGGGCCATATCAACCCAATGTTCCACCTGGCCTCCCTCCTCCATTCAAGGGGCTTCTCCATCACCATCCTCCACACCAACTTCAACTCTCCCGACCCCACCAACTATCCCAACTACCACTTCGTGTCCGTCCCCAGTGGACTCACCACCTCTACCGATGACGTCGTTGCCATGATCCTCTCTCTCAATGCCAACTGCGAGGGCCCGTTCCGCGATCAGATGTCTCGGATGCGCTTGGAACGCGGTGGAGAGCCAATCGCTTGCGTGGTTGTAGACGCGCTCTTGTACTCAGGACAAGCTGTGGCCAAGCAGCTCGGGCTGCCGACACTGGTACTGAGGACCGGCAGCGCAGCATCTTTCAACATGTTCATCGCATTTCCCCTGCTGTGGAAAAGAGGGTACTTGCCAATTCAAG ATTCTCGGCTGGAAGTCCCGGTAAATGAGCTTCCGCCCCTTCGGGTGAGAGACTTGCTGCGCGTGGAGCAAAGCAATCCGGAAAAGTTGCGCCAATTGATCGACCTCGTTGTGAAGGAAACAAGGACGTCATCGGCAATCATATTTAACACTTTTCTCGCCATCGAAGGAAATGAGCTAGAAAAAGTCAGGGAAGAGCTCTCTGTGCCCATTTTCCCCATAGGTCCTCTCCACAAGTTGTCCCCAAGAACCGAGGGTAGCTTGATGGACCAAGACCATAGTTGCCTGGATTGGTTAGATAAACAAGATCCACGGTCCGTTTTGTACGTGAGCTTTGGAAGCTTAGCCTCCATGGACACCAAGGAGCTTGCGGAGACGGCTTGGGCCTTGGCCAATTGTCAGCAGCCTTTCCTTTGGGTTCTTCGACCGGGTTCGATTCGTGGTTCTGCGCGAATCGTGCTGCCCCAGGGGTTGCCCCAGGGGTTCGAGGAAGAGACTCGAGGGAGAGGCAAGATAGTGAAGTGGGCACCACAGCAGCAAGTGCTGGCCCACCCTGCCGTGGCCGCCTTCTGGACGCATAATGGCTGGAACTCCACCGTAGAGAGCATAAGCGAAGGGATCCCTATGCTCTGCAAGCCCTACTTCTCGGACCAAATGGGAAATGCGAGGTATGTGAGCGAGGTATGGAAGGTGGGCATACAGCTGGAGAATGGGCTGGAGAGAGGGGAGCTTGAGAGCGCGATCAAAAGACTGATGACCGAGAAAGAAGGGGACGAGATGAAACGAAGAGCGCGAGATCTCAAGGAAAAAGCAGCGCAATGCGTTGCAAAAGAAGGATCGTCTCATGTGGCTCTTGACAAGCTGGTGGATTACGTCTTGTCATTCTAA